In Streptomyces nodosus, one DNA window encodes the following:
- a CDS encoding cellulase family glycosylhydrolase — protein MFRKVRRALCAVAAALVLPLAGAGTSHADATAGSGYWHTSGRQILDASGQSVRIAGINWFGFETSNLVVHGLWSRDYKSMIDQMKSLGYNAIRLPYSDDIFKSGSVPSSIDFSSGKNADLQGLNSLQVMDKIVAYAGQDGLKVILDRHRPDSGGQSALWYTSAVPESTWIANLKAIATRYKGNSAVIGIDLHNEPHDPACWGCGDQATDWRLAAQRGGNAVLSANPDLLIFVEGIQTYAGVSGWWGGNLMGAGQYPVQLDVPNRVVYSAHDYATSVAQQTWFSDPAFPNNMPGIWDKYWGYLFKQNIAPVWVGEFGTTLQSTVDQKWLAALVSYMRPTAGNGGDSFSWSFWSWNPNSGDTGGILKDDWSTVDTVKDGYLASIKAPGFPGTGGGDGGGNGGGNGGGGTTAACKAAYTVSSDWGSGFNADVTVTNTGTKAISSWKVTWTWSGSQKVSSMWNASYTQSGGTVTAVNAAHNGSVAAGGSASFGFSGAPGGGSVPSLSCTAS, from the coding sequence ATGTTCCGCAAGGTGCGAAGGGCGCTGTGTGCGGTCGCCGCAGCGCTTGTGCTACCGCTGGCGGGTGCCGGTACGTCCCATGCCGACGCCACCGCAGGCTCCGGCTACTGGCACACCAGCGGGCGGCAGATCCTCGACGCGTCGGGGCAGTCCGTCCGTATCGCCGGCATCAACTGGTTCGGCTTCGAGACCAGCAATCTGGTGGTCCACGGTCTCTGGTCGCGCGACTACAAGAGCATGATCGACCAGATGAAGTCGCTCGGCTACAACGCCATCCGGCTGCCCTACAGCGACGACATCTTCAAGAGCGGCTCCGTCCCCAGCAGCATCGACTTCTCCAGCGGCAAGAACGCCGATCTGCAGGGGCTGAACTCCCTCCAGGTCATGGACAAGATCGTGGCGTACGCCGGCCAGGACGGGCTGAAGGTGATCCTGGACCGTCACCGGCCCGACTCGGGCGGTCAGTCGGCGCTCTGGTACACCAGCGCGGTCCCGGAGAGCACCTGGATCGCCAACCTCAAGGCGATCGCGACCCGCTACAAGGGCAACTCCGCGGTGATCGGCATCGATCTGCACAACGAGCCGCACGACCCGGCCTGCTGGGGCTGCGGCGACCAGGCGACGGACTGGCGCCTGGCCGCGCAGCGCGGCGGCAACGCGGTGCTGTCGGCCAACCCCGACCTGCTGATCTTCGTGGAGGGCATCCAGACCTACGCGGGGGTCTCCGGCTGGTGGGGCGGCAACCTGATGGGCGCCGGGCAGTACCCGGTGCAACTGGACGTGCCCAACCGGGTCGTCTACTCGGCGCACGACTATGCGACGAGCGTGGCCCAGCAGACCTGGTTCAGCGACCCGGCGTTCCCGAACAACATGCCGGGCATCTGGGACAAGTACTGGGGCTATCTCTTCAAGCAGAACATCGCCCCGGTGTGGGTGGGTGAGTTCGGCACCACGCTGCAGTCGACGGTGGACCAGAAGTGGCTGGCGGCCCTCGTGTCGTACATGCGCCCGACGGCCGGGAACGGCGGCGACTCCTTCTCCTGGTCCTTCTGGTCGTGGAACCCCAACTCCGGGGACACGGGCGGCATCCTGAAGGACGACTGGTCGACCGTGGACACGGTGAAGGACGGCTATCTGGCGAGCATCAAGGCGCCGGGCTTCCCGGGCACGGGCGGCGGTGACGGTGGCGGCAACGGCGGCGGCAACGGTGGTGGCGGGACCACCGCGGCCTGCAAGGCCGCCTACACCGTCAGCAGCGACTGGGGCAGCGGCTTCAACGCCGATGTGACGGTGACCAACACCGGCACCAAGGCGATCAGCTCCTGGAAGGTGACCTGGACATGGAGCGGGTCGCAGAAGGTCAGCAGCATGTGGAACGCGAGCTACACCCAGTCGGGCGGGACGGTCACCGCGGTGAACGCCGCGCACAACGGCAGTGTGGCGGCGGGCGGTTCGGCGAGCTTCGGGTTCAGCGGGGCGCCCGGCGGCGGCAGCGTGCCGAGCCTGAGCTGCACGGCCTCCTGA
- a CDS encoding GDSL-type esterase/lipase family protein has protein sequence MLRFMPVGDSMTIGGAGEHTWRYRMWQHLCATYSGPCTLVGPREALYDKTADAPTSYAYAEPDFPRTHLAGWGEGWLHMAPLIADAVRQSRADVLLVALGLIDLGFYTDAEQTADNARAFVTRARTANPRIHMVLLPVIPNIRAQTDTLFAAQVALFNDLLEKTVADLDEPRSPLLLAPPPAYDLHRDTYDGTHPNTHGEHRIAEAFAEAMHQEWGLGEPYRAY, from the coding sequence ATGCTCAGGTTTATGCCGGTAGGCGACTCCATGACCATCGGGGGCGCGGGCGAGCACACCTGGCGCTACCGGATGTGGCAGCACCTCTGCGCGACCTACAGCGGTCCGTGCACTCTCGTCGGCCCCCGCGAAGCCCTCTACGACAAGACGGCGGACGCGCCGACGTCCTACGCCTACGCCGAACCGGACTTCCCGCGCACCCATCTGGCGGGCTGGGGCGAGGGCTGGCTGCATATGGCGCCCCTGATCGCCGACGCCGTACGGCAGTCCCGCGCGGATGTGCTGCTGGTGGCCCTGGGCCTGATCGACCTGGGCTTCTACACGGACGCGGAGCAGACGGCGGACAACGCACGCGCCTTCGTGACCCGGGCCCGTACGGCGAACCCGCGCATCCACATGGTGCTGCTCCCGGTGATACCGAACATCCGGGCGCAGACGGACACCCTCTTCGCGGCCCAGGTCGCGCTCTTCAACGACCTCCTGGAGAAGACGGTCGCCGACCTGGACGAACCCCGCTCCCCGCTCCTGCTGGCCCCGCCGCCCGCGTACGACCTCCACAGGGACACCTACGACGGCACCCACCCCAACACACACGGCGAGCACCGGATCGCGGAGGCGTTCGCGGAGGCGATGCACCAGGAGTGGGGGCTGGGAGAGCCGTACCGCGCGTACTGA
- a CDS encoding Uma2 family endonuclease — protein MTVLDEEIAMADANTRRLDEWFRRIERMPVPEGFRVEIVGGNIHMTPQRDTHWEIIRRIVRAVEDRFGMDVRVFSDVRIDFPGHQNGFCPDVAVLGDSARKDDEGRWRHQDVEFVTEVISQGTASNDYGPKKTAYALAEVPVYLVVDPYQGRCHLYTQPKDGEYTSELSVAFGTDVDMTTTLLDLTLHTEEFPRDRPPE, from the coding sequence ATGACCGTCCTCGACGAGGAGATCGCGATGGCCGACGCGAACACCAGGCGCCTGGACGAGTGGTTCCGGCGCATCGAGCGGATGCCCGTCCCCGAAGGATTCCGGGTCGAGATCGTCGGGGGCAACATCCATATGACGCCGCAGCGCGACACCCACTGGGAGATCATCCGCCGGATCGTGCGGGCTGTCGAAGACAGATTCGGGATGGATGTCAGGGTGTTCTCGGACGTCCGGATCGACTTCCCGGGCCACCAGAACGGCTTCTGCCCCGACGTGGCCGTGCTCGGCGATTCCGCACGGAAGGACGACGAGGGCCGCTGGCGCCACCAGGACGTCGAGTTCGTCACCGAGGTCATCTCCCAGGGCACGGCCTCCAACGACTACGGCCCCAAGAAGACCGCGTACGCCCTCGCAGAGGTCCCCGTCTACCTCGTCGTCGACCCCTACCAGGGCAGGTGCCACCTCTACACCCAGCCCAAGGACGGGGAGTACACCAGCGAACTCTCCGTCGCCTTCGGCACGGACGTAGACATGACCACCACCCTCCTCGACCTCACCCTGCACACCGAGGAGTTCCCTCGCGACCGGCCGCCTGAGTAG
- a CDS encoding Uma2 family endonuclease, whose product MIVLDDRTEMAEESGELTLDAMFEALAKMPVPEGTKVEIVGGNIFMSPQRQTHFEIVFDILQQLYGRYPRNRMASDVRIDFPGHLNGFACDAAALAEGAVRGDHGRWRHQDVEFVAEVLSKSTALNDYGPKKTAYALAEVPVYLVVDPYQGRCHLYTQPKDGDYATETKVPFGEDLDLTDTVVGLTLKTDEFPRD is encoded by the coding sequence ATGATCGTCCTCGACGACAGGACCGAGATGGCCGAAGAGAGCGGCGAGCTGACCTTGGACGCCATGTTCGAGGCACTTGCGAAGATGCCCGTCCCCGAGGGAACAAAGGTCGAGATCGTCGGGGGGAACATCTTCATGTCACCGCAGCGGCAGACTCATTTTGAGATCGTCTTCGACATCCTTCAGCAGTTGTACGGCAGGTATCCGCGCAATCGGATGGCATCCGACGTCCGTATCGACTTCCCCGGGCATCTGAACGGCTTCGCCTGTGACGCGGCGGCGCTGGCCGAGGGAGCGGTGAGGGGTGACCACGGACGCTGGCGGCATCAGGACGTCGAGTTCGTCGCCGAAGTCCTCTCCAAGAGCACCGCCCTCAACGACTACGGCCCCAAGAAGACCGCCTACGCCCTCGCCGAAGTCCCCGTCTACCTCGTCGTCGACCCCTACCAGGGCAGGTGCCACCTCTACACCCAGCCCAAGGACGGGGACTACGCGACCGAGACCAAGGTGCCCTTCGGAGAAGACCTCGACCTCACCGACACCGTGGTCGGCCTCACCCTCAAGACCGACGAGTTCCCGCGGGACTGA